From Micromonospora carbonacea:
CCGCAGGTGTCTCAGCTCCAGATTCATACGGTGACGGTATGACCACGGAAGGATCGATGGAAGGGTCCTAGCGGATAGGAGTTGACCGATGTCCGATGGTGACCGCCCGGTATCCGGTCGGTGACACCGTGGTAACCGTCCGGTATTCGGTCATTCTCCGGGTGGAAGCAGGTCCGACGCGTGCGTCGGCCGGCCCGTCACCGCGTCGCGGACCTTGTCCACCACCCCCACGGCCGGCTCGACGATCCGGTTCCACGGCGGGCTCGCCGGCATCCCCGGATGCGGCCGGGTCGGCGCGGCCTCCTCGGCGATCTCCCACCGGTTGCCCAGCCGGATCAGCTCGGCGGGGGTGGCCACCTCGCGCAGCGCCGCCAGCAGCGCCGCCGTCGCGGCGACGTGCCGGCGCAACCGGTCGGCCACGTCGGCCAGCGCCGGATCCGCCGGCCCGGTCAGCGCCTTGAGGGCTGCCGACAACTCGACCGCCGCCCCGACCTCCCGGTCGACCGCCGCGCCCGCCCCGGGCACGGCCGCCCGGACGGCGGGGAAGAGGTACTGCT
This genomic window contains:
- a CDS encoding hemerythrin domain-containing protein, coding for MTVPLPPLPPVPGEGYRPGGPSLVDLVDREHRELLDLADRVTGPDAAAQPPGKVVEVLTAVVSRHLSAEEQYLFPAVRAAVPGAGAAVDREVGAAVELSAALKALTGPADPALADVADRLRRHVAATAALLAALREVATPAELIRLGNRWEIAEEAAPTRPHPGMPASPPWNRIVEPAVGVVDKVRDAVTGRPTHASDLLPPGE